CGGCGTACGCCTCCGTCACCACCGTCGGCCGGGGCGCTTCCCCGTACCGTGTCTCCGGCCTGCGGCCGCGCGTCCAGCTGAGTCATGAGAGGGACGTTATGCGCTGCGATATCCACATCCGGAGGTCGAGACTCCAACGCCTCCACCTTGGTTACACCGACCGAACCTCGATGAACACTTCATGAATTCAAGGTCATTCGCAGATCACGCCTTGCAATGTGCGCCGGTCATAGAGTGGTGACCACGTACGGTAATCGCAGCGCCGTCCGTTATGTCCAGATTCAAAATTTTCCCACGCCTCGTGGGAGCGTGGTCAGCCGGGCCAGACGATCGCCTGCGTCTCGCTGTAGGCATGCAGCGCGTACGAGCCCACGTCCCGGCCCACACCGCTCTTCTTGAACCCGCCGAACGGGGCCTCCATGTTCCGCCCGACCGTGTTGACGCCGACCCCGCCCGCCCGCAGCCGCCGGGCGATACGGAAGGCGCGGGCGACATCGCCGGACCAGACGTAGTCGATGAGGCCGTAGTCGCTGTCGTTGGCGAGCGCGACGCCCTCCTCCTCGTCGTCGAAGGGGACGACCACGACGACCGGCCCGAAGATCTCCTCGCGGACGACCCGCATGTCGGGGGTGCAGTCGGCGAGGAGGGTGGGAGCGACATAGAAGCCCCGGTCCAGGTGGGCGGGGCGGGCACCACCGGCGACGACCCGCGCGCCCTCCTTCCGCCCCAGCTCCACATACGCCTCCACGCGGTCGCGGTGGGCGGCGGAGATGACGGGGCCGACGACGGTGGACCGGTCGGCCGGGTCGCCCACGGTGAGCGCGTTCGCGTACGCGGCCAGCAGGGCGATCAGCTCGTCCTGCCGCGACCGGTGGACCAGGACGCGGGTCGGAGCCGTACAGATCTGTCCGCTGTAGAAGGAGAAGGTGGTGCCGATGCCCGCGACGGCGGAGTGGAGGTCCGCGTCCTCGAGCACGAGCGCGGCACCTTTCCCCCCCAGCTCCATCAGCTGCCGCTTCATGCCTCGCCCGCACACCTCGGCGATGCGCTGCCCGACGGCGGTGGAGCCGGTGAAGCTGACCATGTCGACGTCCGGGGAGTCGACGGCCGCCTCCCCCGCCTCCGCGCCCGACCCGGTGACGACATTCACGACCCCCGGCGGAACGCCCGCCTCCGCGAGGGCGGCGGCCATCCGGTAGACGGAGAGCGGGTCCTGCGGGGCGGGCTTCACGAGGACCGTGTTGCCCATCGCGAGGGCGGGCGCGATCTTGCCCGCGGGGTTGGCCCAGGGGTTGTTGTACGAGGTGATGCAGGTGACCACACCGACGGGCTGGCGGACGGCCAGCGCCCCGAAGACCCCGGCCTTCCCCATCGGCCCGGCCTCGTTGACCTGCGGCGCGACGGCCTCCTCGACGGGCTCCAGGGCGCCGCGCGCGTACCGGCGGAAGCGGGCGATACCGACCCCGACCTGCATGCCCCGGGCGGTGGAGGCGGTGGCTCCGCTCTCCCGCCGGGCGATCTCGGCGTGCGCGAGGAAGTCGCGCTGGACGAGGTCGGCGGCGCGGTCCAGGATCGCGGCGCGCTCCTCGGGGCGGGTGCGTGACCAGGGGCCGAAGGCCTGCCGCGCGGCTGCGGCGGCCTCGTACACCTGGGCGCGACCGGCCTCGGGGGCGAGGCCGACGACCTCCTCGGTGGCGGGGTCGATGACCTCGTAGTGCCCGTCGGCGGGTTCGACCCACGCACCGCCGATGAAGAGCTTCTGCGGTCCGGTGGAGCTCACGCCGTACTCACCGTCCGGGTGTCGCGGCCCGAGCGCAGCACCGTCCCCGGCACCGCCCCGGTCACCTTGTCGTCGCGCAGGGTCTCGACCCCGTTGACGCGTACGGAGACGATCCCGATGGCCTTGGAGTCCAGGCGCGGGCTGTCCCCCGGCAGGTCGTGGACGAGGGTGGCGGGACCGGCGTCGATCCGCTCGGGGTCGAAGAGGACGAGGTCGGCGTGGAAGCCCTCCTCGACCCGGCCGCGCTCGCGCAGCCCGAAGAGCCGGGCGGGATCGTCGGTGAGCATCTTGACGGCGGCGGTCAGCGGGAGGAGCTTGCGCCCGCGCAGACAGTCGCCGAGGAAGCGGGTGGTGTACGGGGCTCCGCACATCCGGTCCAGGTGCGCCCCCGCGTCGGAGCCGCCGAGCATGACGTCCTCGTGCTCCCAGGTGCGCCGACGCAGGGCCCAGGAGTCCGGGTCGTTGTCGGTGGGCATGGGCCACAGGACCGTACGCAGGTCGTCGGCTGCGCAGATCTCGACCAGGCAGTGGAAGGGGTCCTGGCCCCGTTCGGCCGCGATGTCGTTGACGACGCGCCCGCTGAGCCCCTCGTTGGCGGCGCTGTACGTGTCCCCGATGACGTACCGGCCGAAGTCGGCGAGCCGCCGGAAGACCCCGGCCTCCTTGCTGTCGGCGCGGCGCAGCATCTCGGCGCGGGTGCCGGCGTCCCGGAGGCGTTCGACGCGTTCGGGGACGGGGAGCGCGAGGATCTCGCCCCAGCCGGGAATGAGGTTGAGGGCGCAGAAGGTGCCGAGGGACATGTTCATGGGCGTGAGGATCGGCATGGTGAGGGCGACGATCCGGCCGCCGGCGCGGCGGGCTCGCTCACTCGGTATCAACTGGCGCGGTACGCGTTCGGGGACGGCGGCGTCGATGGTGAGGACGTTCCAGTTGAGCGGGCGTCCGGCGGCGGCGCTCATGTCGACGAAGAGGTCGATCTCCTCGTCGGAGAACTGGTCCAGACACCCGGCGACGATCGCTTCGAGCTGGGTCCCCTCGTGCTCGCCGACCGCCCGGGAGAGGGCGAGCAGCTCCTCGGGGAGGGCGTGCCGGGAGGCGACGGGTTCGCCGTCACCGTCGGCGTGGGTGGAGGACTGGGTGGTGGAGAGCCCCCAGGCGCCCGCGTCCATGGCGTCGTGGAAGAGGGCGAGCATGGCGTCCATCTGGGCGGGGGTCGGCTGCCCGCCGACGGCCTCGGCGCCCATGACGTGCCGCCGCAGGGCGCAGTGCCCGACCATGAACCCGGCGTTGACGGCGATCCGGCCTTCGAGGGCGTCGAGGTACTCGCGGAAGGTGGACCAGGTCCAGTCGACGCCTTCCTCCAGGGCGGCGAGGGCCATCCCCTCCACCCGGGACATCATCCGGCGGGTGTAGTCGGCGTCCTCGGGCCGGTCGGGGTGGAGGGGCGCGAGGGTGAACCCGCAGTTGCCTCCGGCGACGGTGGTGACGCCGTGGTTCATGGAGGGGGTGGCGTAAGGGTCCCAGAAGAGCTGGGCGTCGTAGTGCGTGTGCGGGTCGACGAAACCGGGGGCGAGGACGAGCCCGTCGGCGTCCTCACTGGTCACGGCCTCCTCGGTGATGGTCCCCGGCTCGGCGATGACGGCGATCCGGCCGCCGCGCAGGCCGACGTCGGCGGTGTGGGCGGGACCGCCGGTGCCGTCCACGACGGTCGCGCGGCGGATGAGGTGGTCGAGCATGACGGAGTCCCTTCTGGTGGGTTCCTTCTTGGGCGTTGGTGGGTTCCTTCTGTTGGTGGGTTCCCTCTTGGGCGTTGGTGGTTTCCCTCTTCGGCGCGGTGGGACAGCCGGGGTACGTACGCTTTCGGCCGCGGTACGTACCCCGGCTCACCGGGCGACGGTCCGGGAAGACGCCGCCCCGTCCCGGCCCCGCCGGCGCCTGAGGCGCGGGGTCCGGCGCGGAGCCCCGGGAACAAGCCCCTCCGGCGATGGAGGAGCCGGGCTCGGGGCCAGGCCCCGGGCAGGCGGAGAACCTCAGCCCGCGGCCCGGAACCGCGAGGTCCGATGCACCGGATCCGTATCGATCTTCGGAATCACGTGCTCCCCGATCAGCCGAATCGTCGTCATCGTGTCCTCCGGACTGATCCCGATCGGCAACCCGAAGCTCAACTGATCCGCCCCCGCCTGATCCCACCGCCGGCACTGCTTCAGCACCTCATCGGGATCCCCGCAGATCATCAGCTCCTCCGCGATGAGGAGTTCGACGATCTCCTCGGTGTACTCCGGCAGCAGCTGCGGCCACTCCGGAATCCCCTCCGGCCGGGGAAACGTGTCGTGGTAGCGGAACAGCAGCGACTGAAGGTAGTTCAGCCCGCCCCCCACTGCGATCTCCACCGCCTTGGCATGCGTCTCGGCGCAGATGGCGGTGGACGTCACCATCACGTTGTCGTTGACGAACGCCCCCACCGGCTCCGCGTCCTTGACCGCGTTCTTGTAGGACTCGACGACCCACTCCATGTCGGAGACCTTCTGCACGCTGAAGCCCAGTACCCCGAGCCCCTTCCTCCCCGCCATGGCGTACGAGGACGGCGAACCGGCCGCGTACCACATGGCGGGGTGCGCACCCCCGTACGGCTTCGGCAGGATCTTGCGCGGCGGGAGCGACCAGTGCTTGCCCTGGAACCCGGCGTACTCGTCCTGGAGCCACATCTTGGGGAACTCGGCGATCGTCTCCTCCCACAGCTCCTTCGTGTGGTTCATATCGGTGATCCCCGGCATGAACCCGAGGATCTCGTGGCTCCCCGCCCCCCGCCCGGTGCCGAACTCGAAGCGACCCTCGGAGAGGTGGTCCAGCATCGCGACCTTCTCCGCGACCTTCACCGGATGGTTGACGGGCGCGAGCGGGTTGAAGATGCCCGAGCCGAGGTGGATGCGGTCGGTGGCGTGCGCGAGATAGCCGAGGTACACGTCGTTGGCGGAGAGGTGCGAGTACTCCTCCAGGAAGTGGTGCTCGGAGGCCCAGGCGTACTTGAAGCCGGACTTGTCCGCCTGGATGACGTACTCGGTCTCCTCGATCAGTGCCTTGTGCTCTGCCTCGGGGTCCACCTCGGCGCGCGCGGCGGGCACGTACCCCTGAACAAAGAGCCCGAATTCCACGGAGGTTCACCGTCCTCAAGTTTTTCTGACGCATCGTCAGATTGTGATGCGACCGACTGTTCCACCGCCACCGCGACCCGTCAATACCTGACGGACTGTCAGACGCCGCGATCAGAACAGGCTCACCCCCGCCAGCCACCCCCCGTCGATGACGAACGGCTGCCCGGTGATGTACGAGGAGTCCTCGGCGGTCAGGAAGAGGGCCAGCGCGGCCACCTCCTCGGGCCGGCCGATCCGCCCCATCGGCACGAGCTTGCGGTAGTACGCGTCCAGCGCCGCTTCCGACCGGCTCAGCTCGGCGTCCGGGTCCAGCAGGGCCGGGTTGCTCATCGCCGTGTCGACGGCCCCCGGGCAGATGGCGTTGACCCGGATCCCCTTGCCCGCCAGCTCCACGGCGGCGACCTTGGTCAGCCCCAGGACGGCGTGCTTGGTCGCGGCGTACGCGCCCACCAGCGCCATACCCGTCAGACCGGTGTACGAGGACGTGTTGACGATCGTCCCGCCGCCCGCGGCCTCGATCTCCGGCGCCACGGCCCGGATGCCGAGGAATGCCCCCGTCAGATTGACCTGCACGACCTGCTGGAACTCCTCCAGCGGGGTGTGGACCAGCTCGTTGAAGCGGAGGATGCCCGCGTTGTTGATGAGCCCGTCGATCTTCCCGAAGGCGTCCCGGGCCACGCTCACCGCTTCGGCCCACTCCTCCTCCCGCCCCACGTCCAGCCGCACGAACCGGGCGGCCCCCTCCCCCAACTCCTTTGCCAGCGCCTCCCCTTGCTCCACCAGCACATCGGCGATGACCACCCGCGCGCCCTCCGCCGCGAAGAGCCGCGCCTCCTGCTCGCCCTGCCCGCGCGCCGCCCCGGTGACCAGCACGACCCGCCCGTCCAGCTTGCCCATGACGCTCTCCCTATGCCGCGAGTAGTGGGGCCACGTCCGCACCGAACGCCGCCATCTGGTCGGTCAGTTCGTCCATGTCCCGGCTCCGGAACCGCACCTGGATCTGGTGCACGCCGATCGCCGCGTACTCCCGCAGCGACTCCGCCAGCTCCTCCGGCTTCCCCGCGAGGGTGCGGCGCCCGACGGACCACCCGGGCCCACCGACGTACAGCGGTTCGGTGATCGCGCCGATGACGATGGGCTCCTGGACCCCGGCCCGCTCCCGCAGGGCGTGCAACCGGGCTATCTGCGCCGGCAGCTGGTCGCGGGTGTCGCCCTGCGGGAGCCAGCCGTCCCCGCGTACGGCAGCCCGGCGTATGGCGGCGGGCGAGGAGCCGCCCACCCAGATCGGCACCTTCTCCCGAGCGGGGCGCGGCAGTTGGCCGAGGCCGGTGAAGGAGAACCGCTCCCCGGCGAATTCCGGGTACTCCTCCGGACCCAGCGCCGCCCGCAGCGCGTCGATGGTCTCGTCCAGCACCCGCCCGCGCCCGTCGAAGTCCGCCCCGACCGCCTCGAACTCCTCCTGTACGTGCCCGGCGCCGACGCCGAGGATCAGCCGGCCGCCGCTGAGGTGGTCGAGGGTGGCGTACTGCTTGGCGGTGATCAGCGGGTGGCGCAGCCCGACGACGGCGACATGGCTCATCAGGAGCACGCGTTCGGTGGTCCCGGCGAGGAACGCGAGCGTGGCGACGGGGTCGTACCAGACCGTGCTCATCCCCTCCGCGAGCCGGCGCGGGATGGCGATGTGGTCGCAGCTCGCGATGTAGGCGAAGCCGCCGAGATCGGCGGCCCTGGCGATCCGGACGAGGTCGGCGGGGGTCGCCGCCGCCTCCCAGGGCTCGGCGTAGATGACGCTCTGCGACTGGACCGGGAGCTGCATCCCGTACGTCAGCGGCCCATCGGCTGACGGCAGTGTGGGCAACGGCGGGCGTGGCGGTGACGGTGGCGATACCGGCACGGCGGCCTCCTTCCCCTGGCGCCCCGGGGCGCTCCCCGCCCCGGGTGACGGCCGCCATCGTCGTACCTGACGGTCCATCAGACAAGGGGTGAGGGTGCCGGCACCGCCCGCACTCCCCCTTGGTAAATGTGCATGCGCAGCTCCGGTTGGGTGGACGGAAAATGCAGGCGCACCAGCGACACGGATTCCCGAATCCCTTTTCCATGGCGTTGATCACAGGAAAAGCACAGCACCGGAGAGCAACTGCCCCTTTTGGCTCTCTCTGTCTGGCAGGAGCGGCACCGGCCCGTCCGCCGCGACGGGGTAATTGCCCCCGTACGCCCATAGGTCCGCCCTACCATCACCGCAGGCCACCCGCATGATCCCTACTGCCGGGACGGCCGCTCCCATTCCTCGTCCCGGATCACAAAGGGCTCATGTGAAGATTCGCCGCATTCTCGCCACGGCCGTCGCCGTCGCCGTGACGACGCCTGCCGTCATACTCTCCGTCACGCCCGCGTTCGCCGACACGAAGCCCGGCGCACAGACGCCGGCCAAGCCGACCGTCAAGGAGCTCGAAAAGGCGGCGGCCGAGGCGCAGAAGGCGTACGAGGAAGCCTTCGCGGCCGAGAAGGCCGCCTACCAGGCCGTGGAGGACGCGGTCTCCGACACCGCGCCCCTCACCGTGGCGGCCAAGGCCGCCCGGAAGGCCGCGGACGACGCCGCCACCGCGAAGTTCAAGGCCGACACGGCGGTCACGGACGCGCAGGACGTCCTCGACGCCCTGACCGAGGAGGCCACCGAGGCGGAGAGGGCCGGCGCGGAGAAGACCCTCGCCGACGCCAAGACGGCCGCCGAGGCCGCGGCGACGACGGCCACCACCGCCGAGGCCGACGCCAAGGCGGCGCGCAAGCTCTCCGACGATGCGAAGGTCGAGGCCTTCAGGGCCCTCAGCACGGCGCAGGACGCCACGAAGAAGGCGCTGGCCGCCTCCACGGCCGCCGACGCGGCCCTGGAGCGCGCAAAGAGGGAAGAGGAGGAGAACCCGGGCGGCGGCGACTGCGTCGACGAGCCCGGCCTCACCACGGTCGTGAAGGGCTTCCCCTCCAAGGTCACCGCCGGCACCAGGACCGCCTTCTCCGTGCGGGTGGCCAACGGCAGCGACAAGGAGATGGAGAAGGTCCTCACGTACGCGAGCCTCCACGCCACCGACAAGGGCGGTTCCAAGGACATCGCCACCTACCTGAAGCTGAAGTGGTCGACCGAGAAGTCCCCGAAGTGGCAGACCGTCGACGGTGACCTCTACATCGACGCCATCGGTGCGCTGAAGCCCGGCGAGCAGGCGGAGATCAAGCTGCGCCTGGACGTCGATGCCAAGACGCCGGCCGGGCAGGGCCTCACCTTCATCGCGGGTGACTACTTCAACAAGGACGGCTCCTGCGGCCTGACGCCCGACGCGGCCGTCAACGAGTTCGACATCAAGGCGGCGACCGGCAAGCCCGGCGCCAAGCCGGCCCCCACGCCCAGCACCAGCACCCCGGCCGCAGGCTCCGGAGCCACCCCGCAGGGCTCGGGTTCGAGCGTCCCGGTGGACACCACGGGCGGCACCCTCGCCGCGACCGGCTCCTCCGACACCACCACGCAGCTCGCCCTGACGAGCGGTGCGGCCCTGGCACTCGGTGCGGGCGCGATGTTCGTGGTGCGCCGCCGCAAGGTGGGCTCCGACGCCTGAGGCGTACGTGTGTGACCAGGAGGGGCCCCATCGCTCGCTGCGGTGGGGCCCTTTCGGCGTACGGGCGGGCTTGCGGTTCCGCGCCGTACGCCTGGGCCCTGGGCCGTACGCCTGGGCCTGCGGCTCGGGATCGGCCTTGCGGCCTGCGATCGGTAGTGGGTGAGCGGTGATCGATGTTGGGCGGCTAGCGCTCGGCGGCGCCTCCGAGGGCCACCAGCACCAGGAACAACAGCAGCACCACGATCAGGCAGCCTCCGCAGCCTGAGCTGGTCACGGCGTCGAGGCGGTCCTTGCGCCCCTCGTACCGCACGAGCAGGGCTATGACTCCGCCGATGAGCAGCAACGGCACGATGACGTCGCCTGAGATTCCCCCGTTGAGCAACATGCCGAGCATGCTAGGGGCCGGTGTGCCAGGACGACAGAGCCGCTGTTCAGGGGTGCACGTCGCGCGGGGAGCTCCTCCGCCCCACGGCCGGGCCTTGGCGCCGGCGGATCAGCCCCCAGCCCTGTGCGGACCGCCGACAGGGGCACCCTCACAGGGGTTGACGTGCCCGTCGACACTCTCCTAGCTTGCTCACGCATGTGGACAACGTCCGCGATACTGACGATGCCGCCGAGGGCGAGAGCCGGTCGGACCCCCGGCGCTCCGCACCGAGGAGACCCCGCATGCCTGTCCCCCGCACCATCCTGCTGACCGGCGCCGCAGGCGGCCTGGGCACCCTGATGCGGGCCTTGCTGCCGGCGTACGGATACGAGCTCCGGCTCCTCGACCTGGTCCCGGTCAAGGGCGAACCAACCGCCATCACCGCTGACTTGGCGGATCAAAAGGCACTACGCGCGGCAGTGCGCGGGGTCGACGCGGTGATCCACCTGGCGGGCATCTCCCTGGAATCGACCTTCGACAAGATCCTGCGCGCGAACATCGAGGGCACGTACAACCTCTACGAGGCCGCCCGCGAGGAGGGCGTGGCCCGCATCGTGTTCGCATCCTCAAACCACGCGATCGGCTACACCCCGCGCCCCCGACCCGGCGACCCGCCGGTCCCGATCGACACCCCGCGCCGCCCGGACACCTTCTACGGCCTGTCGAAGTCCTTCGGCGAGGACCTGGCACAGCTCTACTGGGACAGGTACGGCCTGGAGACGGTGTCGGTCCGGATCGGCTCCTGCTTCCCGGAGCCGACCTCCGTACGGATGCTGTCGGTCTGGATGAGCCCGGCCGACGGGGCGCGCCTGTTCCACGCGGCGCTGACCGCCGAGGCGGTGGGTCACACGGTGGTCTACGGCTCGTCCGCCAACACCCGCCTGTGGTGGGACCTGTCGACGGCGCGCGCACTGGGCTACGCCCCGCAGGACGACTCGGAGCCGTACGCGGCGAAGCTGGTGGCCGAGCAGGGCGAGCTGGACCCGGCGAACCCGGCGCACGCGGGGGTGGGCGGCCACTTCGTCACGGACCCGCCGATCTGGCCGCACTGACCCGGGGCCCAACACAACTTCGCGCACGGCCCGTTGACACTCTCACCCGCCGGCGGGATGCTGCGAGAGCGCTCTTCCATCGATGTAAACCCCACCTGGCCGAGCGCACCGGGCAGGGCCGCCCCCCACCCCCGCAGCCTCCATTCGCTCCCGCGCCCCAGCCCGAGCACCAACCACCGGAGGCACACGAGGGAGCGAGCCCAACCGATGAGTCCGTTCCGCCGCTCTTCCGCCCTGGGCGTCCTGGCACTGGCCGGCGTCCTCATGGCCGCCCTTTTCCTCTCCTCCCCCACCACAGCCCAAGGCGCTCCGTCCGCGGCCGAGTTGGCCCCGCAGGGCCAGACGAGTCTGCGGGCGGCCGACCCGAGCGTCCTGCGGGTGGGCAGCACGTACGTAGGCGTCCAGTCGACCGGCGGAGGCATCGCCGTACGCCAGGCGTCGTCGACGGACGGCCTGGCCACGGCCCCCGCCCGCCAGGTCTGGTCGGACACCCGCGACCGGGGCGAGGTGTGGGCCCCGGAGATCGTGATGGACGGCGGCCGGTACTACATCTACTTCACGGCGGGCCGGGGCGCGGCGCACCGCATGTTCGTGATCAGCTCCGCCACCTCCGACAGCGGCTACGGCGCCGAGACGCAACTCGCCCTGCCGGACGGCAAGTGGGCGATCGACGGCACCCTGTTCACCTTCAACGGGCAGCGCTGGTTCGTCTGGTCGGGCTGGGCGGGCGACACGAACGTGGAGCAGAACCTCTACATCGCCCGCATGAGCAGCCCGACGCAGCCCACGGGCGCCCGGTACATCATTTCCCAGCCGCGCGAGAGCTGGGAGCGGGTGGTGGGCGACCCGTTCATCAACGAGAGCCCGGAGGCCATCAAGGACCCGAACGGCCAGCTGCACATCGTCTATTCGGCCAACGGCAGCTGGAGCGAGCAGTACTGCCTGGCGGACCTGCGGCTGCGGGCAGGCGGCGACCCCACGAACGTATGGGACTGGTACAAGTCGAACGGCTGCCTGTTCGGCTCCAACCGGTCCACAATGATGGCGGGTTGGGACCCGACGCTGTACGTGAACGGCCCCGGCCACCACACGTTCGTACTGCTGAACGGCGACATCGACACGAGCCCGCCGGCGGGCCAGAGGTTCCCGTCGATGTTCCACGCGGTCCCGAAGGGCACGCCGTACTCCTGGGCCAACCGGTACTGGTACACCGGGTCGTTCGTGTGGTGGGGGAACACGACGTACTCGCGGGCGAACGTGCCGGGGCCCAACGCGGACACGGGGTGGAGCCTGAAGTTCTTCGAGTGAGGGGGCGCCCGGAAACTGCCCCGAAGCCCCCCTCGTCGCCACCTCGCCTACCCCTCGACGACGAGCCGCTCCACCCCGGTGTCGGTGAGCGAGTCGAGGGAGTCGAGCTGCCGGGCGGCGCGGAGGAGGTCCTCGACCGCCTCAGCTGGAGGAGTGGGAATCCTGGCCTTGCGACCCTATGCAAGGGGTCCGAGGTTTCCCTCCAGAACAGTCTGGATGATCTGGGGCCGGTCCCAGAGAGCCAGAATCTCGTTGGCGATGGCCACGATGGGCAGGGGGTCCTGGTCGCCGTACGCCTTGATGGACGCAGCCGACAGGCTCCGGGGGACGGCGCCGGAGTCCAGAAGGACGCGCCAATCCTGCGGGCCGAGTTCCAGGAATTCCAGGCCGGTGAGCTCGGCGATCTCCAGCGGGTCGGCGAGCGTTCCGGCGTACGCGGTGAGGGTGCGCAGGCGGGGCAGCCCGAAGACCGGGGCGAGGCTGAAGGGTGCGCCGTCCCACACCCCTATCGAGAGGACTTCCAGGCCGGGGTGGGCGGCTTCCCGGACGCTCGTGATGCTCGCGTGGTTGACGTAGGCCACGAACGGTGACTCGTCTGTGCGGTGCCTACGCTCGTGCGCCTCCCGGTCCTGGACCCAGTCGGTGAGTGAGTCGGCCAGCAACTCGGCCCCGATGCTCTCTTCGTGACTGAGCAGGATGATCTGCCCGGTGTGTCCGCGCGGGCCTGGCGTCAGGTCGACCGCCAACTGGTCTCCTCCGCCGTTCTCGCCGAAAACGATCCACCCGGGTGACCCGACGACGCCCTGTACCAGGGCGTCGGGGCGCGTGACGACCGCCTCCATGGCGGCGTGCTCCCAGCGGCAGTCGCGGGTCGAGGCCTCGGCGATGTACAGGTCGTCCACGGAGGAGAGCTCACAGCGCACCGCTTCGAAGACGGCATCTGCGGTCTCGTGGTCGTCGCCCCAGTCCTCCCAGCGCGCCCGGGTCACCCGGTAGAGCACCTTGAGTTCCTCTGGCAGGCGGACGCCCAGGCGTGCTTCGGCGGCGGCGATCTCCTCCTCCGTCGCGCCGATGGCGTCGGGTAGCCGTTCCCGCAGCGTCCGCTCCAGCACGATCGGGTCCGCCGAGGAGGCCGGCCTCGCTTCACGCGTCGGATCGGGGAGGCGGCGCCAAGGCTCGGGAAGAGAGTCTTCGACCAGGATGAGTGCGCCAGGATGAGGGGTTCCGATCCCGGGCTCCACCGCCGGGCTGGAGCCGAGCAGACGAAGCACGGTCGTCCCGGTAGGTTCGATCTCCGCCGAGAATGAGACGTCGTCGACACCGACCATCGCGGTCTGCACCCGCTCCACCGCGTCGAGCTCGTCCTGTATGTCCTCGGCCTGGGAGGCTCGACCGGGTGGCGGCAACGGGCGCGGGAGGGCCAGACTCCAACCGCCTCGCCCGATGCGACCCGCCACGTGTATGGGCTCGGCACCGGTCTTGTCCGCCTTGGCGGCCCGCAAGAGCCTCAGCACGGGCTGCCAGGTCGCGAAGTCATGTATCGATTGCCCGGAGGATTTCTGACTAGCCATGCCCAGACCGTACGCCGGGCGGCTGACACCCGGTGTGACAGGAGACCAGGGCGTTGAGGGCGAGGCCGAGGGCGCCGATCCGGTGCTCCATGCCGTCCTGGACCGGCCGGACGTCGGCGAGGACGCGGCCCGGAGGGAAATGAGCCGCGGCCCGTCCCTGTTCATCCGACTGACCGGCGAGCGCGAGTGCCCCGAGGTGGTCGTGGAGGACGAGGGCTGGTCCATGGTCACCGTGCGGGTCCCGCTCGTACCGCCGGACGACCGGATCGCCGATCACCGTCGGCTTCTGCGCCGGGGGATGGTCCACTGGGTACCGATGCCTGCGGGTCACGGGCGGTAGCCCACGGCCAGTGACCGCATGACCGGGGGCTATGCGGTCACCAGGGACATCCGGCATCGGCTGGGTCTCGACGCACGTCCCGCCGTTGTCGCCGCTGTAAGAGGACTTTCACCCAGGCGCTGTCGGGCAGGCCGTGCACGGGAAGGAAGCCGCCGCGGCCCTCCCGTGCACGGGATCATGGGGAGGGTGCGGTCAGCAGTTCGGGATCACCGCGCCGTTGTTGTCACGGGCCTCGTCGTTGCCCCAGCGGGAGAGGTAGTACGCGGAGACGTAGGCGTTGCGGCCGTTCTTGCCCGGGTACACCGAGTCCAGGTCGGTGCGCAGCCACCAGTGGTTGAACTGGGTCGCCGTCCCGACGCGGGCGCCCCACACCTTGCAGTAGACGTAGTTCGTGCCGGCGTTGAGGGTGCCCTGCGCGTCCGCGGTGTTGGGGGCGGCGTAACCCGTGGCGTTGGCGAAGGTGTCGACCCAGGACCTTCCGCCTCCGCCGCAACCGTTGTCGCTGGTCAGGTACTTGGCGTAGTACGAGCCTGGATAGGGGCTCAGCGACTGGCCGTTGATGACGATGTTCTGGCCGACTC
This DNA window, taken from Streptomyces griseus subsp. griseus, encodes the following:
- a CDS encoding peptidase, yielding MKIRRILATAVAVAVTTPAVILSVTPAFADTKPGAQTPAKPTVKELEKAAAEAQKAYEEAFAAEKAAYQAVEDAVSDTAPLTVAAKAARKAADDAATAKFKADTAVTDAQDVLDALTEEATEAERAGAEKTLADAKTAAEAAATTATTAEADAKAARKLSDDAKVEAFRALSTAQDATKKALAASTAADAALERAKREEEENPGGGDCVDEPGLTTVVKGFPSKVTAGTRTAFSVRVANGSDKEMEKVLTYASLHATDKGGSKDIATYLKLKWSTEKSPKWQTVDGDLYIDAIGALKPGEQAEIKLRLDVDAKTPAGQGLTFIAGDYFNKDGSCGLTPDAAVNEFDIKAATGKPGAKPAPTPSTSTPAAGSGATPQGSGSSVPVDTTGGTLAATGSSDTTTQLALTSGAALALGAGAMFVVRRRKVGSDA
- a CDS encoding NAD-dependent epimerase/dehydratase family protein; the encoded protein is MPVPRTILLTGAAGGLGTLMRALLPAYGYELRLLDLVPVKGEPTAITADLADQKALRAAVRGVDAVIHLAGISLESTFDKILRANIEGTYNLYEAAREEGVARIVFASSNHAIGYTPRPRPGDPPVPIDTPRRPDTFYGLSKSFGEDLAQLYWDRYGLETVSVRIGSCFPEPTSVRMLSVWMSPADGARLFHAALTAEAVGHTVVYGSSANTRLWWDLSTARALGYAPQDDSEPYAAKLVAEQGELDPANPAHAGVGGHFVTDPPIWPH
- a CDS encoding SMI1/KNR4 family protein — its product is MASQKSSGQSIHDFATWQPVLRLLRAAKADKTGAEPIHVAGRIGRGGWSLALPRPLPPPGRASQAEDIQDELDAVERVQTAMVGVDDVSFSAEIEPTGTTVLRLLGSSPAVEPGIGTPHPGALILVEDSLPEPWRRLPDPTREARPASSADPIVLERTLRERLPDAIGATEEEIAAAEARLGVRLPEELKVLYRVTRARWEDWGDDHETADAVFEAVRCELSSVDDLYIAEASTRDCRWEHAAMEAVVTRPDALVQGVVGSPGWIVFGENGGGDQLAVDLTPGPRGHTGQIILLSHEESIGAELLADSLTDWVQDREAHERRHRTDESPFVAYVNHASITSVREAAHPGLEVLSIGVWDGAPFSLAPVFGLPRLRTLTAYAGTLADPLEIAELTGLEFLELGPQDWRVLLDSGAVPRSLSAASIKAYGDQDPLPIVAIANEILALWDRPQIIQTVLEGNLGPLA
- a CDS encoding DUF5959 family protein, which encodes MPRPYAGRLTPGVTGDQGVEGEAEGADPVLHAVLDRPDVGEDAARREMSRGPSLFIRLTGERECPEVVVEDEGWSMVTVRVPLVPPDDRIADHRRLLRRGMVHWVPMPAGHGR
- a CDS encoding glycoside hydrolase family 43 protein; the protein is MSPFRRSSALGVLALAGVLMAALFLSSPTTAQGAPSAAELAPQGQTSLRAADPSVLRVGSTYVGVQSTGGGIAVRQASSTDGLATAPARQVWSDTRDRGEVWAPEIVMDGGRYYIYFTAGRGAAHRMFVISSATSDSGYGAETQLALPDGKWAIDGTLFTFNGQRWFVWSGWAGDTNVEQNLYIARMSSPTQPTGARYIISQPRESWERVVGDPFINESPEAIKDPNGQLHIVYSANGSWSEQYCLADLRLRAGGDPTNVWDWYKSNGCLFGSNRSTMMAGWDPTLYVNGPGHHTFVLLNGDIDTSPPAGQRFPSMFHAVPKGTPYSWANRYWYTGSFVWWGNTTYSRANVPGPNADTGWSLKFFE